The following proteins come from a genomic window of Emys orbicularis isolate rEmyOrb1 chromosome 25, rEmyOrb1.hap1, whole genome shotgun sequence:
- the CNP gene encoding 2',3'-cyclic-nucleotide 3'-phosphodiesterase: protein MNRGFTRKSHTFLPKIFRKMSTQSSKERPENLQFPFLDDDTTVSTVKESKTLFVIRGLPGSGKSTLAQAIQDQYKDACKVISADTYKITPAIRSSIPEDYSKLDEDLVDYCKRDIGVVVVDDTHHERERLDQLFDIADKYQYKVLFVEPKTPWKMDCLQLKDKNQWKLSVEDLKKMKPSLEKDFLPLYYGWFLSKKSSENLRKTGKAFLDELGSLKVFKKESKYFLPAEDPKVKLDLTSYFAKRPPSVLHCTTKFTDFGKAMGADEYAQQEVVKASYGKAFTLTISALFLTTKTAGARVELSEQELLLWPGDVDKILPTDNLPKGSRAHITLGCASGIEPVQTGIDLLEFVKLEKAGTKDDEIEEIGGGKLQYFGNGMWMLLLSKKIEVKAIFSGYYGKGKLVPTQGSNKRGSAFNPCTII from the exons ATG aaCAGAGGCTTTACCCGGAAGAGCCATACATTCCTGcctaaaatatttagaaaaatgtCTACTCAGTCATCGAAAGAGAGGCCCGAAAATCTGCAGTTTCCATTCCTTGATGACGACACTACCGTGTCTACAGTCAAAGAATCTAAAACCCTTTTTGTCATAAGAGGCCTGCCTGGCAGTGGGAAATCCACTCTTGCCCAGGCTATTCAAGACCAGTATAAGGATGCCTGCAAGGTCATTTCTGCCGATACCTATAAAATTACACCTGCAATAAGAAGCTCTATTCCTGAAGATTATTCAAAGTTGGATGAGGATTTAGTTGACTATTGCAAGCGAGACATCGGTGTTGTTGTTGTGGATGATACGCACCATGAACGGGAACGGCTAGACCAACTCTTTGATATTGCTGACAAATACCAGTATAAAGTCCTCTTTGTTGAACCCAAAACACCTTGGAAGATGGATTGCTTGCAGCTTAAGGATAAGAATCAGTGGAAACTGTCTGTGGAAGATTTGAAGAAGATGAAACCAAGCTTGGAGAAAGATTTCCTACCTTTGTATTATGGATGGTTTTTGAGCAAAAAGAGTTCTGAGAACTTGAGGAAGACCGGGAAAGCCTTTTTAGATGAGCTCGGAAGTCTTAAAGTATTCAAAAAGGAGTCTAAGTACT ttcTTCCGGCTGAAGATCCCAAAGTAAAATTGGACCTGACCAGCTACTTTGCGAAAAGGCCACCCAGCGTCTTGCACTGTACTACAAAATTTACTGACTTTGGAAAGGCTATGGGAGCTGATGAATATGCACAACAAGAA GTTGTGAAGGCTTCCTACGGAAAAGCCTTTACCCTGACTATCTCTGCGCTGTTCCTCACAACAAAAACAGCTGGTGCTCGTGTGGAACTGAGTGAGCAAGAACTGCTGCTGTGGCCGGGAGACGTCGACAAGATCCTGCCTACAGACAACCTGCCCAAAGGCAGCCGGGCTCACATTACCCTTGGATGCGCCAGTGGCATAGAACCGGTCCAGACTGGAATTGACTTGCTGGAGTTTGTCAAGCTGGAAAAGGCAGGGACCAAAGATGATGAAATTGAGGAAATTGGTGGAGGGAAACTGCAGTACTTTGGCAATGGCATGTGGATGCTCCTACTTTCTAAAAAGATTGAAGTGAAAGCTATTTTCTCAGGTTACTATGGCAAGGGAAAGCTAGTGCCTACTCAGGGCAGTAACAAGCGAGGCTCTGCCTTCAATCCCTGCACTATCATCTaa
- the ODAD4 gene encoding outer dynein arm-docking complex subunit 4 yields MEDAEGEGLSGTFPSLMAEGALLSRRGEHGKALASFTNALQLQAGDKHCLVARSMCYLKLGDTENSLRDAEASLQNDKTFSKGLYQKAETLYTMGDFEFALVYYHRGHKLRPELQKFRLGIQKAQEAIDNSVGSPSSVKLENKGDLCFLSRQAESKKVKQKLQVKAPKKDQKQQSKVGPIRNEKTERQLLGELYADKAYLEKLLKDEDLMKSSTKHGMTVEDLILGGINYLDTRTEFWQQQKPIYARVRDRKLMQQRWLPERKRKPSEVARYILKSMEEIDMLLTSSCPEGSCKKAEHVLKTIQGWSEDEIPNKNELIGNLYSCIGNAQIEMGQMGRALQSHKMDLEIARENDLPDAVSRALDNIGRVYARIGKFQQAIDTWEEKIPLAKTSLEKTWLFHEIGRCYLELDKAAEAQDYGEKSLQSAEEEGDVEWQLNASVLVAQAQVKLQDFQSAVMNFEKALEKAKLIHNDAAQQAIIIALDDANKDFIEELRAEQRAERLESFRDYDYDDEYKKEEEAEDQNEREENKQKEIEKEENERNGRGEKEEEKEETEGEKGEDYAELHQDLPE; encoded by the exons ATGGAGGACGCGGAGGGCGAGGGGCTGAGCGGGACCTTCCCCAGCCTCATGGCCGAGGGGGCGCTGCTCAGCCGGCGCGGGGAGCACGGCAAGGCGCTGGCCAGCTTCACCAAC gctctgcagctgcaagCAGGGGACAAGCACTGCCTGGTCGCCCGGTCAATGTGTTACCTGAAACTCGGGGACACAGAAAATTCCCTGAGAGATGCAGAAGCCTCTCTTCAAAATGACAAAACATTCTCCAAG GGACTTTACCAAAAGGCTGAGACCCTGTACACCATGGGCGACTTTGAATTTGCACTAGTGTATTATCACCGAGGCCACAAACTACGTCCAGAGCTGCAGAAATTCAGGCTAGGAATTCAGAAAGCTCAGGAAGCGATTGACAACTCTGTCGGAA GTCCTTCCTCAGTTAAACTGGAGAATAAAGGGGACCTCTGCTTTTTAAGCAGGCAGGCAGAG AGCAAAAAAGTGAAGCAGAAACTTCAGGTCAAAGCCCCCAAAAAGGATCAAAAGCAGCAGAGTAAAGTGGGGCCCATCAGGAATGAAAAGACCGAACGGCAACTTCTTGGAGAGCTTTACGCTGACAAGGCCTACCTGGAGAAACTCCTCAAGGATGAAG ACTTGATGAAAAGCAGCACAAAGCACGGGATGACAGTGGAGGACCTGATCCTGGGCGGCATTAACTACCTGGACACCCGCACCGAATTCTGGCAGCAGCAGAAGCCCATCTACGCCCGCGTGAGAGACCGCAAGCTCATGCAGCAGAGATGGCTCCCAGAGAGAAAGCGAAAGCCATCGGAAGTTGCCAGATACATCCTGAAGAGCATGGAAGAAATCGATATGT TGCTGACCAGTAGCTGCCCTGAAGGAAGCTGTAAGAAAGCTGAGCATGTGctaaaaacaattcaaggttggtCTGAGGATGAAATTCCCAACAAGAACGAACTGATTGGAAACCTCTACAGCTGCATTGGGAATGCTCAGATCGAGATGGGGCAAATGGGGAGAGCACTGCAGAGTCACAAGATGGATCTGGAGATCGCCAGGGAAAA TGATCTGCCAGATGCCGTCTCCAGAGCCCTTGACAACATTGGCAGGGTTTATGCCAGAATTGGCAAATTCCAGCAAGCTATTGACAC ATGGGAGGAGAAGATCCCACTGGCAAAAACCAGCCTGGAGAAGACGTGGTTATTCCACGAAATTGGCCGATGTTACCTAGAGCTCGATAAAGCCGCAGAGGCCCAGGATTATGGAGAAAAATCCCTCCAGTCAGCGGAGGAGGAGGGCGATGTTGAGTGGCAACTCAATGCTAGCGTGCTGGTGGCACAAGCACAAG TGAAACTCCAGGACTTCCAATCTGCAGTTATGAACTTTGAAAAAGCTCTTGAGAAGGCCAAACTCATTCATAATGATGCAGCTCAGCAGGCCATCATCATC GCCCTAGATGATGCGAACAAAGACTTCATCGAAGAGTTGAGAGCAGAACAAAGGGCAGAGAGACTCGAATCTTTCAGAG attatgaTTACGACGATGAATACAAGAAAGAAGAGGAGGCAGAGGACCAAAACGAaagagaagaaaacaaacaaaaggagatagaaaaggaagagaatgagagaaacggaagaggagaaaaagaagaagaaaaagaggagaccgagggagagaaaggggaagaTTATGCAGAGCTTCATCAggatttgcctgaataa